One Megamonas hypermegale genomic window carries:
- a CDS encoding sugar porter family MFS transporter encodes MSTAINTEALQQSKRMRKLVSVAAGMAGLLFGLDIGVIAGALPFITDQLSLTSQMQEWIVSSMMFGAAIGSVITLWISSKLGRKKSILTAGLLFIIGCFGSAFATNYEILLVSRIILGFSIGVASYVAPLYLSEMSEKEHRGRLISMYQLMINFGIVIAFISDTLLAPTESWRLMLGIISIPAFLLVIAVSKLPDSPRWLASKGFTTEAQKVLNVLRGSKEKAHEELQDITDSLKVKQAGFSLFKANKNVRRVVFLGMFLQFMQQFTGQNIIMYYAPKIFSLAGFESHTDQMFATILDGMTFVVFTWISMQFIDKTGRKIALKIGFGIMALALIVLGWCLMQFEGGNTAQWISYTAVGMTILSIAGYAMSAAPVIWILCSEIQPLKSRDFGIACSTTTNWVSNMIIGATFLSLLEGIGSAQTFWLYGILNVIFIFCTIYIVPETKGVSLEKIESNLMEGKKLRDIGC; translated from the coding sequence AAGCGCTTCAACAAAGTAAACGTATGCGCAAATTAGTATCTGTTGCAGCCGGTATGGCTGGTCTGTTGTTTGGTCTTGATATTGGGGTAATTGCTGGTGCATTGCCATTTATTACAGACCAATTATCACTTACAAGCCAAATGCAGGAATGGATTGTAAGTTCTATGATGTTTGGTGCGGCTATTGGTTCGGTTATTACTTTATGGATTTCATCTAAATTAGGTCGTAAAAAATCTATTTTAACAGCAGGTCTCTTATTTATTATTGGTTGTTTTGGTTCCGCATTCGCTACAAATTATGAAATTTTGTTGGTTTCTCGTATAATCTTAGGTTTCTCCATTGGGGTTGCTTCTTATGTAGCACCACTTTACCTTTCTGAAATGAGTGAAAAGGAACATCGTGGTCGTTTGATTTCCATGTATCAGCTCATGATTAACTTCGGTATCGTTATTGCATTCATCTCTGATACACTTCTTGCTCCAACAGAAAGCTGGAGACTCATGCTTGGTATTATCAGTATTCCTGCATTCTTATTAGTAATCGCTGTTTCTAAATTACCAGACAGCCCACGTTGGCTCGCATCTAAAGGTTTCACAACTGAAGCTCAAAAAGTACTTAATGTTCTTCGTGGTAGCAAAGAAAAAGCTCATGAAGAACTCCAAGATATTACAGATAGCTTAAAAGTTAAACAAGCTGGTTTCTCTTTATTCAAAGCAAATAAAAATGTTCGTCGTGTTGTTTTCCTCGGTATGTTCTTGCAGTTCATGCAACAGTTCACTGGTCAAAATATTATCATGTACTATGCTCCAAAAATCTTCAGTCTTGCTGGTTTTGAAAGCCATACAGACCAAATGTTTGCTACTATCTTAGATGGTATGACATTCGTTGTATTCACATGGATTTCCATGCAGTTCATTGATAAAACTGGTCGTAAAATTGCTTTAAAAATTGGTTTTGGTATCATGGCTTTAGCTCTTATCGTTCTTGGTTGGTGCCTCATGCAGTTTGAAGGTGGCAATACAGCTCAATGGATTTCTTACACTGCTGTTGGTATGACAATTCTTTCCATCGCTGGTTATGCTATGAGTGCTGCACCTGTTATCTGGATTTTATGTTCTGAAATTCAACCTCTTAAGAGCCGTGACTTTGGTATTGCTTGCTCCACTACTACAAACTGGGTATCCAATATGATTATCGGTGCTACATTCCTTTCCCTTCTCGAAGGTATTGGTTCCGCTCAGACATTCTGGTTATATGGTATTTTGAACGTAATCTTCATTTTCTGCACAATCTACATTGTTCCAGAAACAAAAGGTGTTTCACTTGAAAAAATTGAAAGCAATCTTATGGAAGGTAAAAAACTTCGCGATATCGGTTGCTAA
- a CDS encoding AAA family ATPase, whose amino-acid sequence MLITIGRQYGAGGREVAELLAKELQLPLYDRKLVALIAEHLEKGCKLEELNLTYANLYGEESPYEHIFDNVIKNDDMFMFRPQAKAIRALAEQEGSGIFVGRCANYILDDHKAFSFFIVADDEFRKTRGKLVYHKSLDELKKEDKKRASYYNYYTSLNWGDAKDYDLVINTGKTGIEGAVKIIKDYVMSHSN is encoded by the coding sequence ATGTTAATTACAATTGGTCGTCAGTATGGTGCTGGCGGACGTGAAGTTGCTGAACTTTTAGCTAAAGAATTACAACTTCCATTATACGATAGAAAACTTGTTGCACTCATTGCTGAACACTTAGAAAAAGGCTGTAAATTAGAAGAACTTAATTTGACATATGCTAATCTTTATGGTGAAGAATCCCCATATGAACATATTTTTGATAATGTCATTAAAAATGATGACATGTTCATGTTCCGTCCACAGGCAAAGGCTATTAGAGCTTTAGCTGAACAAGAAGGTTCTGGTATTTTCGTTGGCCGTTGTGCTAACTATATCTTAGATGACCACAAAGCATTTTCATTCTTCATTGTAGCTGATGATGAATTTAGAAAAACACGTGGTAAACTTGTTTATCACAAGTCTTTAGATGAACTTAAAAAAGAAGATAAGAAACGTGCTTCTTATTATAATTATTATACTAGCCTTAATTGGGGTGATGCCAAAGATTACGATTTAGTAATTAACACAGGCAAGACAGGCATCGAAGGTGCTGTAAAAATCATAAAAGATTATGTTATGAGTCATTCCAATTAA
- a CDS encoding GntR family transcriptional regulator encodes MASIDAPKYIDLMNWIREQILSGEFTVGMRLPSENELGKKFSISRQTVRQATSVLESEGLLERRRGSGTYVSASKNLIKKNSSRNIGVILTYLDDYIFPSIVKGIEKVLTKNGYFMQLAFTYNRVEKEAYILDSMLKNNIDGLIIEPSKSGIPFINTDFYQKIKALSIPCIFVHADTNPLMGIPSIRMDDYKLGEAAAEYLIKHGHKNIAGIFKSDDMQGQLRYSGVINALKHHHLLASERNMYWYTTEDIKPIIRGDLDKEIFDRIGDATALVCYNDEMAKTIIDIFSKVGKKIPDDISIISFDDLALESTIGLTTFAHPKQELGKIVAVQLLKLLDNPNFNASIKFPPKLVERDSVKTI; translated from the coding sequence ATGGCTTCTATAGATGCACCAAAATATATAGATTTAATGAACTGGATTAGAGAACAGATTTTAAGTGGAGAATTTACTGTAGGTATGCGCTTACCTTCTGAAAATGAATTAGGTAAAAAATTCTCTATAAGTCGTCAAACTGTTCGCCAAGCAACAAGTGTACTCGAAAGTGAAGGCTTACTTGAACGCCGTCGCGGCAGTGGTACATATGTATCAGCTTCAAAAAATCTAATTAAGAAGAACTCCTCTCGTAATATTGGCGTAATCTTAACATATTTAGATGATTATATCTTCCCAAGCATTGTAAAAGGAATAGAAAAAGTATTGACTAAAAACGGCTATTTTATGCAATTAGCTTTTACTTATAATAGAGTAGAAAAAGAAGCATATATTTTAGATAGCATGTTGAAAAATAATATTGATGGATTGATTATCGAACCATCTAAAAGCGGTATACCGTTCATCAACACTGATTTTTATCAAAAAATAAAAGCTTTAAGTATTCCTTGTATCTTTGTTCATGCAGATACCAATCCATTAATGGGCATTCCTAGCATACGAATGGATGACTATAAATTAGGTGAAGCTGCTGCTGAATATCTAATAAAACATGGTCATAAAAATATCGCTGGTATTTTTAAATCCGATGACATGCAGGGTCAACTGCGTTACTCTGGTGTAATAAATGCGCTGAAACACCACCATTTGCTGGCTTCCGAACGAAATATGTACTGGTACACAACAGAAGATATTAAACCTATAATAAGAGGCGACTTAGATAAAGAAATTTTTGACCGTATAGGCGATGCTACTGCTCTAGTTTGCTATAATGATGAAATGGCTAAAACTATCATCGACATTTTCTCTAAGGTAGGTAAAAAAATTCCTGATGATATTTCTATCATCAGTTTTGATGATTTAGCATTAGAATCTACGATAGGGCTAACCACTTTCGCTCATCCAAAACAAGAATTGGGAAAAATCGTGGCTGTTCAGCTTTTAAAACTTTTGGATAATCCAAATTTCAATGCTAGCATAAAATTCCCACCAAAATTAGTAGAACGCGATTCTGTTAAGACAATTTAA
- a CDS encoding HAD-IIB family hydrolase, producing the protein MKIAVSDFDGTLFFHQNDTIPQINIEAVKKWRKAGNIFCFCSGRDVRSLMFEVNKSDLEYDFIICNNGGTLFDKNLNIKKSFLLDKKMLTKLVYSDIATNSWHIMYSSVDMMRTTIHSDKSQLLKYFQLPKYKNQNIIKIITIEEALKEINPVQISLAYENEQIAEMYAKRIESEFNNAFSANLNLNCIDVCQKNITKANGIKELLKLHPDWQVEKILTIGDAQNDVPMIKEFNGFSLNSAKEQAKQCASKLYDSVGEMLLDNL; encoded by the coding sequence TTGAAAATTGCAGTCAGTGATTTTGATGGAACACTATTTTTTCATCAAAATGATACTATTCCGCAAATAAATATTGAAGCTGTAAAAAAATGGCGTAAAGCTGGTAATATTTTTTGTTTTTGCAGTGGTCGCGATGTACGCTCTTTAATGTTTGAAGTCAATAAATCCGATTTAGAATACGATTTTATCATCTGCAATAACGGTGGAACTCTATTTGATAAAAATTTAAATATAAAAAAATCATTTCTTTTAGATAAAAAAATGCTAACTAAGCTCGTTTATTCAGATATAGCAACAAACAGTTGGCACATAATGTATTCTTCTGTAGATATGATGCGAACTACTATACACAGTGATAAATCCCAATTACTCAAATATTTTCAACTACCAAAATACAAAAATCAAAATATCATTAAAATCATCACCATTGAAGAAGCTTTAAAAGAAATAAATCCTGTACAAATAAGTCTTGCTTATGAAAATGAACAAATAGCTGAAATGTATGCTAAACGCATTGAAAGTGAATTTAACAATGCTTTCTCAGCTAATTTGAATTTAAATTGTATTGATGTATGCCAAAAAAATATCACTAAAGCAAATGGTATTAAAGAATTATTAAAACTTCACCCAGATTGGCAAGTTGAAAAAATTTTAACTATTGGTGATGCTCAAAATGATGTACCTATGATTAAAGAATTCAATGGTTTTAGCTTAAATTCAGCTAAAGAACAAGCAAAACAATGCGCTAGCAAATTATATGACAGTGTAGGTGAAATGCTTTTAGACAATCTTTAA
- the tnpA gene encoding IS200/IS605 family transposase, translating into MNDIKSLSHSKWRCKYHIVFAPKYRRQVIYKKIRVDIGKILRQLCERKKVEIIEAECCPNHIHMLVAIPPHLSVAGFMGYLKSKSSLMIFDRHANLKYKYGNRHFWCRGYYVDTVGKYENAIKEYIKNQLEEDIMIDQISLKEYIDPFTGSKGQ; encoded by the coding sequence ATGAATGATATAAAAAGTTTATCACATAGTAAGTGGAGATGTAAATATCATATTGTTTTTGCACCAAAATACCGTAGACAAGTTATTTATAAAAAAATAAGAGTAGATATAGGAAAGATATTAAGACAGTTATGCGAAAGAAAAAAAGTAGAAATAATAGAAGCAGAATGTTGCCCAAATCATATCCATATGTTAGTGGCAATACCACCGCATTTGAGTGTAGCAGGATTTATGGGGTATTTGAAAAGTAAGAGTAGTTTGATGATATTTGATAGACATGCAAATTTAAAATATAAGTATGGAAATAGACATTTTTGGTGCAGAGGATATTATGTAGATACAGTAGGAAAATATGAAAATGCGATAAAAGAATATATAAAAAACCAATTAGAAGAAGACATAATGATAGATCAAATAAGTTTAAAAGAATATATAGACCCGTTTACAGGTAGCAAGGGACAATAA
- the gndA gene encoding NADP-dependent phosphogluconate dehydrogenase — protein MNANIAVIGMGVMGSCLALNMANHNFKVSVYNYTPDLTDKFIKNHPHKNITAYYDIQSLINSVARPRKFFIMVTAGKAVDSVIDSLLPHLDPDDIIMDGGNSFYKDTQRRYDYVTSKGFKYFGIGVSGGEEGALNGPALMPGGNAESYKEIQPVMEAIAAKADDGKPCCTYIGEDGAGHYVKMVHNGIEYADMQLIAEAYLLLKNVGNLSNEQISQIFHEWNQGELSSFLISITADILKETDDMAEGYLVDKILDSAGQKGTGRWTSIAALEQGVNTSIMTSACNARNISSFYAKRQQFADSDLKQTLPVEIDENFVEDVRRSLYTAKIAAYTQGFELYKSASEIHNWHLDLGSVASIFRAGCIIKAKFLNNITNAYQKNPNLENLLEDDFFFHKVQENQQSLRKTIAKAVSFGVPIPAFSNAMAYIDGLCTKTVGANLIQAQRDYFGAHTYKRIDREGTFHHQWQKHY, from the coding sequence ATGAATGCAAATATAGCCGTTATTGGTATGGGTGTTATGGGTAGTTGTCTTGCCCTTAACATGGCAAATCATAACTTCAAAGTTTCTGTATACAACTATACGCCCGATTTAACAGATAAATTTATTAAAAATCATCCGCACAAAAATATCACAGCTTATTATGATATTCAATCACTTATAAATTCAGTTGCACGTCCTCGTAAATTTTTCATCATGGTAACAGCCGGCAAAGCCGTTGATTCAGTAATCGACAGCTTACTTCCACATCTTGACCCAGATGATATCATCATGGACGGTGGCAATTCATTTTATAAAGATACACAACGCCGCTATGATTATGTGACAAGCAAAGGATTTAAATATTTTGGTATCGGCGTTTCTGGTGGTGAAGAAGGCGCGTTAAATGGACCAGCTTTAATGCCAGGAGGTAACGCTGAAAGCTATAAAGAAATTCAACCTGTAATGGAAGCAATCGCAGCCAAAGCTGATGATGGTAAACCATGTTGTACTTATATCGGTGAAGATGGCGCTGGTCATTATGTAAAAATGGTTCATAACGGCATTGAATACGCTGATATGCAACTAATCGCTGAAGCTTACCTTTTATTAAAAAACGTAGGCAATTTATCTAACGAACAAATTTCCCAAATCTTTCATGAATGGAACCAAGGCGAATTAAGTAGCTTCTTAATCAGCATAACAGCTGATATCTTAAAAGAAACTGACGATATGGCTGAAGGTTATCTCGTCGACAAAATTCTCGACAGTGCTGGACAAAAAGGAACTGGTCGCTGGACTAGCATCGCCGCATTAGAACAAGGTGTTAATACATCCATTATGACGAGTGCTTGTAATGCTCGTAACATCAGTTCTTTTTACGCAAAACGCCAGCAATTCGCAGATAGTGATTTAAAACAAACATTGCCTGTTGAAATTGATGAAAACTTTGTAGAAGATGTACGTCGCTCATTGTACACTGCTAAAATAGCAGCTTACACACAAGGATTTGAATTATATAAAAGTGCCTCTGAAATTCATAACTGGCATTTAGATTTAGGTTCAGTAGCTTCTATCTTTAGAGCTGGTTGTATCATCAAAGCTAAATTCTTAAATAATATTACAAATGCTTATCAAAAAAATCCTAACCTAGAAAATTTACTTGAAGATGATTTCTTCTTCCATAAAGTGCAAGAAAACCAACAAAGCCTTAGGAAAACCATTGCTAAAGCAGTTAGCTTTGGTGTACCAATACCAGCATTTTCTAATGCAATGGCTTATATTGATGGTCTTTGTACAAAAACAGTCGGAGCAAATCTCATACAAGCCCAAAGAGATTATTTCGGTGCTCATACGTATAAACGCATTGACCGTGAAGGAACATTTCATCATCAATGGCAAAAACATTATTGA
- a CDS encoding gluconate:H+ symporter, with amino-acid sequence MPLALLAIGIVILFILIVKCKLNSFLSLIFVSIFMAFVLGLPVDDIIPSITKGLGGTLGGLAIVVSFGAMLGKLMADSGGAQRIATTLISTFGVKNVRWAVCLTGFVVGLALFYEIGFVLLIPLVFTIAAEAKVNLLEVGIPMAASLSSAHAFLPPHPGPTAIAVIFNADLGTTLIYGFLIAVPTVIIAGPLYFNFVKNLQPEIPKGLYNPKIFKDNEMPSFGISVFTALVPVILMAASAIVKMILNDSYTIYHILVFLGNPDIALTISVIIAIFTFGLNRGKSMKEVMESVDGAVKTIAMILLVVAGGGVLKQILIDSGLGTYIGTLIQDAALSPLFMGWLIAAVIRIAVGSATVAALTAGGIIAPLIPLTGVSPELMVLAVGAGSVILSPPSDPGFWLFKEFFGLSIKGTMRTWCALETIIAVAGLIGVIILNIILF; translated from the coding sequence ATGCCTCTTGCCTTATTAGCTATTGGTATTGTCATATTGTTCATTTTAATTGTAAAATGTAAATTAAATAGTTTCTTATCCTTAATCTTTGTATCTATTTTTATGGCTTTTGTTTTAGGATTACCTGTTGACGACATTATTCCATCTATTACTAAAGGTTTAGGTGGTACACTAGGTGGTCTTGCTATCGTTGTTAGCTTTGGAGCTATGTTAGGCAAATTAATGGCAGATAGTGGGGGAGCACAACGTATTGCTACTACATTAATTTCTACATTTGGCGTAAAAAATGTACGTTGGGCTGTATGCTTAACTGGTTTTGTCGTTGGTCTTGCACTTTTTTATGAAATAGGTTTTGTTCTTTTAATTCCTCTCGTATTTACTATTGCTGCTGAAGCGAAAGTAAACTTATTAGAAGTTGGTATTCCTATGGCAGCCTCCCTTTCTTCTGCTCATGCATTTTTACCTCCACATCCGGGACCTACCGCTATTGCTGTCATTTTTAATGCTGATTTAGGTACCACTCTTATTTATGGCTTTTTAATTGCTGTTCCAACAGTAATAATTGCTGGTCCATTATATTTTAATTTCGTAAAAAATTTACAACCAGAAATTCCCAAAGGTTTATATAATCCTAAAATTTTTAAAGATAATGAAATGCCCTCTTTTGGTATCAGTGTATTTACTGCTCTTGTTCCTGTTATTTTAATGGCTGCTTCTGCTATCGTTAAAATGATATTAAATGATAGTTATACCATTTATCATATTCTTGTATTTTTAGGTAATCCAGATATTGCACTTACCATATCTGTTATTATTGCTATCTTTACATTTGGACTAAATCGTGGTAAATCTATGAAAGAAGTAATGGAAAGCGTTGATGGAGCTGTCAAAACTATAGCCATGATTTTACTTGTTGTTGCTGGTGGAGGAGTATTAAAACAAATCTTAATTGACAGTGGTCTCGGTACCTATATCGGCACACTTATTCAAGACGCAGCTTTATCTCCATTATTTATGGGTTGGCTTATTGCTGCTGTTATTCGTATTGCTGTAGGTTCAGCTACAGTTGCAGCACTCACTGCCGGTGGCATTATAGCTCCACTTATTCCACTTACTGGTGTAAGTCCTGAACTTATGGTTTTAGCTGTTGGTGCTGGTAGCGTAATTTTAAGTCCACCTAGCGACCCTGGCTTTTGGTTATTTAAAGAATTTTTTGGATTAAGTATCAAAGGCACCATGCGTACTTGGTGTGCCCTTGAAACAATCATTGCTGTTGCCGGTTTAATAGGTGTTATAATACTTAATATCATTTTATTTTAA
- a CDS encoding gluconokinase gives MHNSVWIGVDIGTTGVRAIAYQKNGVNLCDSNEFYPLETPYPDWAEQNPEIIYKATEKVIRDTANTLIYKGIPVSGIAISTVMHSFAPANEKRELLSNMITWADSRSVEIVNELKKDIKLTRNFYEKTCCPVHACYPFLKILWLKKTFPDVFSKMKYIYSLKDYVFEKLTNKWVIDKSSASASGLYNAHKMDWDEDILSFADIRKEQLPPVVSTTYSQKLTPDAAQRLNLPKGLPVVIGATDGVLVNVGIGAVKPGQLSATIGTSGAIRMLTKNPKVDKKNRTWCYNLTDDMWVAGGAINNGGIIMRWMRDKICHYNSRRLDDIDIDPYDLMTLKASKIPAGAEGLLLLPFFTGERAPYWNSELRGMFFGLSLNHSRSHMIRAAMEGICFSLNCVLTALKDFGKIEDIRVSGSFTKSTLWLQIISDIFGENITLPQNSEGAAFGAAVLGFIASGEMNSISDTANLIQSKKIYYPQKENFLTYKELFDIYNNLYQKLQPEFTRITTYQNQMYK, from the coding sequence ATGCATAATAGTGTTTGGATTGGAGTAGATATTGGTACTACTGGTGTAAGAGCAATTGCTTATCAAAAAAATGGTGTTAATCTTTGCGACAGTAACGAATTTTATCCACTTGAAACCCCATATCCCGATTGGGCTGAACAAAATCCAGAAATTATTTATAAAGCTACTGAAAAAGTTATTCGTGATACAGCTAATACTTTGATATATAAAGGAATACCCGTTTCTGGTATAGCTATTAGCACTGTAATGCATAGTTTCGCACCTGCCAATGAAAAACGAGAACTTTTAAGTAACATGATAACTTGGGCAGATAGTCGTAGTGTAGAAATTGTTAATGAATTAAAGAAAGATATTAAACTAACTAGAAATTTCTATGAAAAAACTTGTTGTCCAGTTCATGCTTGCTATCCATTTTTAAAAATCCTTTGGCTAAAAAAAACTTTCCCAGATGTTTTTTCTAAAATGAAATACATTTATTCTTTAAAAGATTATGTATTTGAAAAATTAACTAATAAATGGGTAATTGATAAATCTTCTGCCTCTGCTAGTGGTTTATATAATGCTCATAAAATGGATTGGGATGAAGATATTCTTTCTTTCGCAGATATAAGAAAAGAACAACTTCCACCTGTTGTTTCTACAACATATTCACAAAAACTCACACCGGATGCAGCTCAACGACTTAATTTACCAAAAGGACTACCTGTTGTAATAGGTGCAACTGATGGCGTTCTTGTAAATGTAGGTATTGGAGCGGTTAAACCAGGACAATTAAGTGCAACAATAGGAACAAGTGGTGCTATTCGTATGCTTACAAAAAATCCAAAAGTTGATAAAAAAAATCGTACATGGTGCTACAACTTAACTGATGACATGTGGGTAGCTGGTGGAGCTATAAACAATGGTGGCATTATTATGCGTTGGATGCGTGATAAAATTTGTCATTATAATAGCCGTCGATTAGATGATATTGATATTGACCCATACGATCTCATGACATTAAAAGCTTCAAAAATTCCAGCTGGCGCAGAAGGATTATTACTTTTACCATTTTTTACTGGTGAACGTGCTCCATACTGGAACTCAGAATTACGTGGTATGTTCTTTGGTCTTTCCTTAAACCATAGCCGCTCACATATGATTAGAGCTGCTATGGAAGGTATTTGTTTTAGTTTAAACTGTGTTTTAACAGCTCTTAAAGACTTCGGAAAAATAGAAGATATTCGCGTAAGTGGAAGTTTTACTAAATCAACTTTATGGCTTCAAATTATATCTGATATTTTCGGTGAAAATATTACTTTACCACAAAATAGTGAAGGTGCTGCATTTGGAGCAGCTGTTCTCGGTTTTATTGCAAGTGGAGAAATGAATAGTATTTCTGATACTGCCAATTTAATTCAATCTAAAAAAATTTATTATCCACAAAAAGAAAATTTTTTAACATACAAAGAATTATTTGATATTTATAACAACCTTTATCAAAAACTACAACCTGAATTTACTCGTATAACAACTTACCAAAATCAGATGTATAAATAA
- a CDS encoding MurR/RpiR family transcriptional regulator, which translates to MENNVSIVTLMRSSYNNMTKSEKRIIDYILANEKTVIGQTISDLATNTNSSEVTISRFCKKLGFNGLQSLKIALASEVFSRDELISQEINTNDSYRTIAEKLFLSIADGLQDTLKLLDFNEIKKAVDLISTARQICVYGFGNSYTVCKDIETRFMRFGIPIKAYCDLHMQLTASSVLTDKDVIIAVSHTGSNIDLLQSIELAHKNNIPVIAITSYMHSPLCKLADIVLHGMGREVAYKSEAVASRLIHMAIVDVLYMGVYQKNVDKGFTNIKKMRSAIAKRRM; encoded by the coding sequence ATGGAAAATAATGTATCAATTGTGACATTAATGCGTAGTAGCTATAATAATATGACTAAATCAGAAAAAAGAATTATAGATTATATTTTAGCAAATGAAAAAACGGTTATAGGTCAAACAATTTCTGATTTAGCAACAAATACAAATAGTTCAGAAGTCACAATCTCACGTTTTTGTAAAAAATTAGGTTTTAATGGTTTACAAAGTTTGAAAATAGCATTAGCTAGTGAAGTTTTTAGTAGGGATGAACTTATATCACAAGAAATAAATACAAATGATTCTTATAGAACTATAGCAGAAAAATTATTTTTATCTATAGCTGATGGTTTACAAGATACTTTAAAACTTTTAGATTTTAATGAAATAAAAAAAGCAGTTGACTTAATTTCAACTGCTAGGCAAATTTGTGTTTATGGTTTTGGTAATTCATATACTGTTTGTAAAGATATAGAAACACGTTTTATGCGTTTTGGCATACCGATAAAAGCATATTGTGATTTACATATGCAGTTAACGGCTTCATCTGTATTAACAGATAAAGATGTAATAATTGCTGTATCACATACAGGTTCCAATATAGATTTATTACAATCAATAGAATTAGCACATAAAAATAATATCCCAGTTATAGCAATAACGAGTTATATGCATTCACCATTATGCAAATTAGCTGATATTGTTTTACATGGTATGGGGCGAGAAGTAGCTTATAAATCAGAGGCAGTAGCATCACGTTTAATTCATATGGCTATTGTTGATGTATTATATATGGGTGTTTATCAAAAAAATGTAGATAAAGGTTTTACTAATATAAAAAAAATGCGTTCAGCAATTGCAAAAAGACGAATGTAA
- the cobO gene encoding cob(I)yrinic acid a,c-diamide adenosyltransferase, with the protein MPNNDYVHGLTIVHTGNGKGKTTAALGLAIRAWGEGLKILILQFIKGGWKYGELKALNKFSPEITVKQCGEGFTRRGNTDIEKHKQAAQNALNEAKDEMLSGKWDMIILDEINYAIDFDLISLQQVLDLIEHKPETLHLVLTGRNAKPEIIDKADLVTEMTEIKHPFKQGIKAQKGVEF; encoded by the coding sequence ATGCCAAATAATGATTATGTACACGGACTCACTATCGTTCATACAGGTAACGGAAAAGGAAAAACAACGGCGGCTCTCGGTCTTGCCATACGCGCTTGGGGCGAAGGATTAAAAATATTGATATTACAATTTATAAAAGGTGGCTGGAAATACGGCGAACTAAAAGCACTTAATAAATTTTCTCCCGAAATAACAGTTAAACAATGCGGCGAAGGTTTTACTCGTCGCGGTAATACCGATATTGAAAAACATAAACAAGCCGCACAAAATGCCTTAAATGAAGCTAAAGATGAAATGTTAAGTGGTAAATGGGATATGATTATATTAGATGAAATCAATTACGCTATTGATTTTGATTTAATCTCTCTTCAACAAGTTTTAGATTTAATTGAACATAAACCCGAAACGCTTCACCTCGTTTTAACAGGCAGAAATGCAAAACCTGAAATAATTGATAAAGCTGATTTAGTAACAGAAATGACTGAAATAAAACATCCATTTAAACAAGGAATTAAAGCGCAAAAAGGTGTAGAATTTTAA